From a region of the Prevotella melaninogenica genome:
- a CDS encoding ATP-dependent DNA helicase: MSQKKVNIDVNTIDLDNTELQKALQIIQFTNNSLFLTGKAGTGKSTFLRYIAATTKKKHIILAPTGIAAINAGGSTLHSFFKLPFYPLVPTDKRYSARNLRSTMKYNGDKCKLLREVELIIIDEISMVRADIIDFIDKVLRIYNRNMREPFGGKQLLLVGDIYQLEPVLKEEDRRLLQPYYPSSYFFDAKVFQDYPLVSIELNKVYRQNDPHFISILDHIRTNQVTDTDFNHINERVGASLENTNKPEGDFTITLSTKRDTVDWINNEGLDSLDGDPVMFLGEIKGEFPESSLPTPIELNLKVGAHIMFIKNDIEKQWVNGTLGIIIGIDEEAGILYVHTEEGDDLQVQHEMWENIRYRFNEEEQRIEEEQIGTYIQFPIKLAWAITVHKSQGLTFKNVNIDFTGGVFAGGQAYVALSRCTSLEGITLKEPLRRNEVFVRSEVTHFARHYNDNNIISTVLKQSKADKEYYDAVCAFDKGDFDAFLCSFFLAIHSRYDIERPAAKRYIRRKLNLINQLRNENEELKRQQAKKNEYLKELSVEYVMMGKECEREEMNEAAIANYEKAIALYPDNPTAQKRLKKLKHSTEKDNK, from the coding sequence ATGTCACAAAAGAAGGTAAACATAGACGTAAATACGATTGACTTGGATAATACAGAGTTGCAAAAAGCACTTCAGATTATTCAGTTTACAAACAATTCCCTATTCCTCACTGGAAAAGCAGGAACAGGAAAGTCTACATTTCTACGTTACATTGCTGCGACAACAAAGAAAAAACATATTATTCTTGCACCCACAGGTATAGCTGCTATCAATGCAGGTGGTAGTACACTGCATAGCTTCTTCAAACTTCCATTCTATCCTCTTGTCCCAACTGACAAACGTTATTCTGCTCGTAATCTACGCAGCACAATGAAATACAATGGTGACAAGTGTAAACTTTTGCGGGAAGTCGAACTAATCATTATTGATGAGATTAGTATGGTTAGAGCTGACATCATCGACTTCATCGACAAAGTACTGCGCATATACAATCGTAATATGCGCGAGCCATTCGGTGGGAAACAGCTTCTCTTGGTAGGCGACATTTATCAGTTAGAACCTGTTCTAAAGGAAGAGGATCGTCGACTCCTACAACCCTATTACCCAAGTAGCTACTTCTTTGATGCAAAGGTGTTCCAAGATTATCCACTTGTGAGTATTGAACTCAATAAAGTCTACCGTCAAAACGACCCTCACTTTATTTCTATTCTTGACCATATCCGTACGAATCAGGTTACTGACACAGATTTCAACCATATCAATGAACGTGTTGGTGCAAGTTTGGAGAATACAAACAAGCCGGAAGGAGATTTCACCATTACCCTATCGACTAAGCGAGATACAGTAGACTGGATAAACAATGAAGGACTTGATAGCCTTGATGGAGACCCTGTGATGTTCTTAGGTGAAATCAAAGGAGAGTTTCCTGAGAGTAGCCTCCCTACTCCTATTGAGTTAAACCTCAAGGTGGGAGCACACATCATGTTTATCAAAAATGACATTGAAAAACAATGGGTTAATGGAACCTTAGGTATTATTATCGGTATTGATGAGGAAGCTGGAATCCTCTATGTCCATACAGAAGAGGGAGATGACTTACAGGTGCAACATGAGATGTGGGAGAATATAAGGTACCGATTCAATGAGGAAGAACAACGAATTGAAGAGGAACAAATAGGTACTTATATACAATTCCCCATTAAGTTGGCTTGGGCTATCACTGTACATAAGAGTCAGGGACTAACTTTCAAGAACGTAAATATTGATTTTACAGGCGGTGTCTTTGCTGGTGGTCAGGCATATGTTGCTCTATCACGCTGTACCAGTCTTGAAGGTATTACACTTAAGGAACCACTGCGTAGAAATGAGGTCTTTGTAAGAAGTGAAGTAACACATTTTGCCAGACACTACAACGATAATAATATTATATCGACAGTACTCAAACAGAGCAAGGCTGATAAAGAATACTACGATGCTGTATGTGCTTTCGACAAGGGAGACTTTGATGCTTTCCTGTGTAGCTTTTTTCTTGCTATTCATAGCCGTTATGATATTGAACGACCAGCAGCCAAGCGGTATATCAGACGAAAACTGAACCTCATTAACCAGCTACGTAATGAAAATGAGGAACTTAAGCGACAACAAGCTAAGAAGAATGAGTATCTCAAAGAGCTGTCAGTAGAATATGTTATGATGGGTAAAGAGTGCGAGCGTGAAGAAATGAATGAGGCAGCTATTGCCAATTATGAGAAGGCTATTGCACTCTATCCTGATAATCCAACAGCACAGAAAAGATTGAAGAAATTAAAACATTCAACCGAAAAAGATAATAAATAA